Proteins encoded by one window of Cannabis sativa cultivar Pink pepper isolate KNU-18-1 chromosome 4, ASM2916894v1, whole genome shotgun sequence:
- the LOC115715331 gene encoding glucuronoxylan 4-O-methyltransferase 1, whose product MRTKAHQSLNLKFLLVGVFLGFLLLFFLRSNLSLDSKEPTNDNNARRSSSSKCPPHDDTQTCTKIPPSLAQTLIHYTTSTITPQQTLREISVSARVLEKKSPCNFLVFGLGHDSLMWSALNYGGRTVFLEEDEAWIEQIRRRFPTLESYHVTYESKVHEADNLMDVGKGPECTAVSDPKFSMCQLALKGLPSLVYETKWDVIMVDAPTGYYDEAPGRMTAIYTAGMMARNREEGETDVFVHDVNRVVEDKFSMAFLCEGYMKKQEGRLRHFNIPSHRDGSDRPFCPTLLD is encoded by the coding sequence ATGAGAACGAAAGCTCATCAATCACTCAACCTCAAGTTTCTCCTTGTCGGAGTTTTCCTAGGCTTTTTGCTTCTCTTCTTCTTAAGATCAAACTTATCGTTAGATTCCAAAGAACCCACAAATGATAACAACGCTAGGCGCAGTAGTAGTAGCAAATGCCCTCCTCATGATGATACTCAAACATGCACAAAAATACCACCTTCTTTAGCCCAAACCCTAATCCACTACACAACCTCCACCATCACTCCACAACAAACACTGAGAGAAATATCCGTCTCGGCGAGAGTTCTTGAGAAGAAGTCTCCATGCAACTTCCTCGTCTTCGGGCTAGGGCACGACAGCCTCATGTGGAGCGCCCTCAACTACGGAGGGCGCACGGTTTTCCTCGAAGAGGACGAGGCGTGGATCGAGCAAATCCGACGCCGCTTCCCAACGCTGGAATCGTACCATGTGACGTACGAGAGCAAGGTGCATGAGGCTGACAACCTGATGGACGTGGGGAAGGGGCCGGAGTGTACGGCGGTCAGCGATCCCAAATTCTCTATGTGCCAGCTAGCCCTTAAGGGGTTGCCGAGCTTAGTGTACGAGACGAAGTGGGATGTGATCATGGTTGATGCTCCAACTGGGTACTATGATGAGGCACCTGGAAGAATGACTGCCATTTACACAGCTGGGATGATGGCCAGGAACAGAGAAGAAGGAGAGACCGATGTGTTTGTTCATGATGTGAATAGGGTTGTGGAAGATAAGTTCTCCATGGCTTTTCTATGTGAGGGTTATATGAAGAAGCAAGAGGGAAGGTTGAGGCACTTCAATATTCCTAGCCACAGAGATGGTTCCGACAGGCCATTTTGCCCAACACTACTAgactaa
- the LOC115713975 gene encoding probable magnesium transporter NIPA6: protein MYSSNLTGFILAVVSSAFIGSSFIIKKKGLRRAGVNGPSASVGGYGYLLEPLWWLGMVTMIVGEILNFVAYVYAPAVLVTPLGALSIIVSAVLAHFLLKEKLQRMGMVGCLLCVVGSTMIVLHAPQELSLTSVEEIWELAIQPAFLLYTASVVALTLVLILYYSPRYGQTNIMIYIGICSVVGSLTVMSIKAIGISIKLTLEGINQLIYFQTWIFAMVAVTCIITQLNYLNMALDTFNTAIVSPIYYAMFTSSTILASAIMFKDYSGQSASSIASELCGLITVLSGTSILHSTRDPDPPAIADLYTPLSPKVSWCIQGNGEWKQKDEDGTSPNFFTILQPDYFK, encoded by the exons ATGTACTCGAGTAATCTCACGGGATTTATCTTGGCGGTCGTCTCTAGCGCCTTCATTGGTTCCAGCTTCATCATCAAGAAAAAGGGTCTCCGAAGGGCTGGCGTAAATGGCCCCAGTGCCA GTGTTGGAGGGTATGGTTACCTTTTGGAACCTCTTTGGTGGCTGGGAATGGTTACAA TGATTGTTGGAGAAATTTTAAACTTTGTAGCATATGTTTATGCCCCTGCTGTGCTTGTGACACCGCTTGGTGCACTGAGTATTATTGTTAG TGCTGTTTTAGCTCATTTCTTGTTGAAAGAGAAGCTTCAGAGAATGGGGATGGTGGGCTGCCTTCTATGTGTCGTAGGCTCTACTATGATTGTCCTTCATGCTCCTCAAGAACTTTCTCTTACCTCCGTGGAAGAAATCTGGGAATTGGCTATTCAACCAG CATTTCTTTTATACACAGCGTCAGTGGTAGCACTGACATTAGTTCTTATTTTGTATTATTCTCCCCGCTATGGCCAAACCAATATAATGATCTATATTGGGATATGCTCTGTGGTTGGATCATTAACG GTCATGAGCATAAAAGCCATTGGTATTTCTATAAAACTTACATTGGAGGGCATAAACCAGTTGATATACTTTCAGACATGGATTTTTGCAATGGTTGCCGTCACCTGTATCATAACTCAATTAAATTATCTTAACATG GCATTGGATACTTTCAATACAGCAATTGTTTCTCCTATCTATTATGCTATGTTCACATCTTCTACAATATTGGCCAGTGCGATCATGTTTAAG gaCTATTCTGGTCAAAGTGCAAGCAGCATAGCATCAGAACTTTGTGGGCTCATCACTGTATTATCTGGGACTTCTATTTTGCACAGTACAAGAGATCCAGATCCACCAGCCATTGCAG ACTTGTACACACCATTATCTCCAAAAGTATCATGGTGCATTCAAGGGAATGGAGAATGGAAGCAGAAAGATGAAGACGGGACATCTCCGAATTTCTTCACGATCCTACAACCTGACTATTTCAAGTGA
- the LOC115713277 gene encoding uncharacterized protein LOC115713277 yields the protein MLWWCILSKAIPVRAILAKRLTIEDVSCPLCGGSEETLEHLFLTCNWASHLWRAFPWGISPNPNPGNRLWDWVKFIWRLDKMGINSDEVFLYASIVIDTIWRTRNDKVHNKKVSNISQCVDYISNSYADYRASLLPAPSPSEVICWKPPPHGWIKLNCDVKVGLDSMYAAVVARNHLGVVERIQSSSLAFCDALCGEATACCLALEVAKEAGWKFIIIESDSRVVINSINGLDVCWGIENYSNFCLRLSRLFDGCNFSFVSRCCNFMAHNVAKWTFTNYRFGRLSDSSFPNNILCNDREV from the coding sequence ATGCTATGGTGGTGTATTCTTTCAAAGGCCATCCCTGTTCGTGCTATTCTGGCTAAACGTCTGACCATTGAGGATGTGTCGTGCCCTTTATGTGGGGGTAGTGAGGAAACACTGGAACACTTATTTCTTACTTGTAACTGGGCTTCTCACTTATGGAGAGCTTTCCCGTGGGGAATATCTCCTAATCCTAATCCTGGAAATCGTCTCTGGGACTGGGTGAAATTCATCTGGAGACTTGACAAAATGGGCATTAATTCAGATGAAGTCTTTCTCTATGCTTCAATTGTGATTGACACTATCTGGAGGACGAGGAACGATAAGGTACATAATAAAAAAGTGTCCAATATATCTCAGTGTGTTGACTATATTTCCAACTCTTATGCAGATTACAGAGCTTCCCTATTACCAGCTCCTTCCCCATCTGAGGTGATTTGCTGGAAGCCTCCCCCTCATGGCTGGATTAAACTTAATTGTGACGTGAAAGTGGGGCTGGATAGCATGTATGCTGCAGTTGTGGCTCGAAACCATCTGGGGGTGGTGGAAAGAATTCAGTCTTCTAGTTTGGCTTTCTGTGATGCGCTTTGTGGAGAGGCGACTGCTTGTTGCTTGGCTTTGGAGGTGGCTAAAGAGGCAGGCTGGAAATTTATCATTATAGAGAGTGATTCTAGAGTGGTTATCAATTCAATCAACGGTTTGGATGTTTGTTGGGGAAttgaaaattactctaatttttgtTTAAGACTCTCTCGACTGTTTGATGGTTGTAATTTCTCTTTTGTTAGTAGATGTTGTAACTTTATGGCTCATAATGTGGCCAAATGGACTTTCACGAACTACCGGTTTGGTAGATTGAGTGATTCGTCTTTCCCGAACAATATTTTATGTAACGACCGTGAGGTCTAA
- the LOC115712778 gene encoding probable serine/threonine-protein kinase At1g09600, which produces MGCICSKGLAKQYDAENNGRNKEANPNKHLKKKRLEAHAGIDNSGNDATARLISNPRTEENVGFAPVLSDEVGKRAVVVSENLTRPQLPKQPSSIEVGGGNGGQVHPRVSRASSVTNGEKGAQVIAGWPSWLTAVAGEAISGWVPRKADSFEKLEKIGQGTYSSVYKARDLDTNKLVALKKVRFATMDPESVRFMAREILILRRLDHPNIMKLEGLITSRVSGSLYLVFEYMEHDLAGLASRPGVKFTEAQIKCYMRQLLQGLEHCHSHGVLHRDIKGSNLLIDNYGNLKIGDFGLANFYGVHQKQPLTSRVVTLWYRPPELLLGSTEYGVAVDLWSAGCIVAELFAGKPIMPGRTEVEQLHKIFKLCGSPSEEYWKRSKLPHATIFKPTHPYKRCVAETFKDFPSSTLSLLEKLLAVEPAGRGTASSALQSEFFTMKPLPCDPSTLPKYPPSKEFDAKLRDEEARRLKAAGKEVGYESLKKGSRVSKAVPAPDANAELQSSIQKHKGQHNPKSVSEKFNHEEEGGSGFLIEPPRDMSRNGIPQSGQSMLLSAFGSHNMDARAGQSRNGAELRSPRSNVHRGAVELSRFSNSVAARSESWFDSSGETSMTSHWPEERINGGYSQLNGGDSSGKQEWSHHLLERPMSSHKNKDEPMSEKEPSAAYAYKKNRIHYSGPLMPAGGNLDEMLKEHEKKIQHAVRKARVDKTKTKKTHNGPGLITESLLHHSRNDKG; this is translated from the exons ATGGGCTGCATTTGCTCGAAAGGGTTAGCGAAACAGTATGACGCGGAGAATAATGGGAGAAATAAGGAAGCGAATCCAAATAAGCATTTGAAGAAGAAGCGGTTAGAAGCTCATGCAGGCATTGACAATAGTGGGAATGATGCTACTGCCCGGTTGATTTCAAATCCAAGAACAGAAGAAAATGTTGGGTTTGCTCCTGTTTTATCAGATGAGGTTGGGAAAAGGGCAGTCGTCGTTAGTGAGAACCTCACAAGACCCCAGCTTCCAAAACAACCTTCATCTATAGAAGTTGGAGGGGGCAACGGGGGACAGGTACATCCCAGGGTGTCTCGGGCATCAAGCGTCACCAATGGGGAAAAAGGAGCTCAGGTTATTGCTGGATGGCCTTCATGGCTAACTGCTGTGGCTGGAGAAGCTATCAGTGGGTGGGTTCCTCGCAAGGCAGACTCGTTTGAGAAGTTGGAAAAG ATTGGCCAAGGAACTTATAGCAGCGTGTACAAAGCTCGGGATCTTGACACAAACAAACTAGTTGCATTGAAGAAGGTTCGATTTGCTACTATGGATCCAGAAAGTGTTCGGTTTATGGCTAGAGAAATTCTTATTTTGCGTAGGCTTGATCACCCTAATATCATGAAGCTTGAAGGCTTAATTACCTCAAGGGTATCTGGAAGCTTATACCTTGTATTTGAGTACATGGAGCATGATCTTGCAGGGCTTGCATCAAGACCAGGAGTCAAGTTTACGGAGGCACAG ATTAAATGCTATATGCGGCAGCTTCTTCAAGGTCTTGAACATTGTCACAGTCATGGTGTTTTGCACCGTGACATCAAGGGATCAAATCTTCTGATTGACAATTATGGAAATCTGAAGATTGGTGACTTTGGGCTGGCAAATTTTTACGGTGTTCATCAAAAGCAGCCTCTAACAAGTCGTGTCGTAACCTTGTGGTATCGACCACCAGAACTCTTGCTTGGATCTACAGAATATGGAGTTGCTGTTGATTTGTGGAGTGCTGGTTGTATTGTTGCTGAATTGTTTGCTGGGAAGCCTATTATGCCGGGCAGAACTGAG gtGGAGCAGCTGCATAAGATCTTCAAACTTTGTGGGTCACCTTCTGAAGAATATTGGAAGAGATCAAAGTTGCCTCATGCAACCATTTTTAAACCTACTCATCCTTACAAGCGTTGCGTTGCTGAAACATTCAAGGACTTCCCTTCATCAACATTATCACTGTTGGAGAAGCTTCTTGCAGTAGAGCCTGCAGGCCGTGGAACAGCTTCTTCTGCACTCCAGAGTGAG TTCTTCACAATGAAGCCTCTCCCTTGTGATCCATCAACTTTGCCAAAGTACCCACCAAGCAAGGAGTTTGATGCCAAGCTTCGAGACGAGGAAGCTAGAAG GTTAAAAGCAGCCGGTAAAGAAGTAGGATATGAGTCACTTAAAAAGGGCTCTAGGGTCTCTAAGGCTGTGCCAGCACCGGATGCCAATGCTGAGTTGCAGTCATCAATACAG AAGCATAAAGGACAGCATAACCCTAAAAGCGTCAGTGAGAAGTTCAATCATGAAGAGGAGGGAGGCTCTGGTTTCCTTATTGAACCTCCTAGAGATATGTCACGTAATGGTATCCCACAATCTGGGCAGTCTATGCTATTGAGTGCCTTTGGATCTCACAATATGGATGCAAGGGCTGGCCAGTCTAGGAACGGTGCAGAGTTGAGGTCACCAAGATCTAATGTGCATCGTGGAGCAGTTGAGTTGTCCAGATTTTCCAATTCTGTTGCAGCACGAAGTGAATCATGGTTTGATAGTTCTGGAGAGACCAGTATGACTTCACACTGGCCTGAGGAGCGTATTAATGGTGGATATAGTCAGCTGAATGGTGGTGATTCTTCTGGAAAACAAGAATGGTCTCACCATTTGCTGGAGAGGCCAATGTCTTCACATAAGAATAAAGATGAACCAATGTCAGAGAAGGAGCCTTCTGCG GCTTATGCTTACAAGAAGAACCGAATTCATTACTCTGGACCATTGATGCCAGCAGGAGGAAACCTTGATGAGATGCTCAAAGAGCATGAGAAAAAAATCCAGCATGCTGTCCGTAAAGCCCGTGTTGATAAGACGAAAACCAAAAAAACACACAACGGCCCTGGACTGATCACAGAGTCGCTACTTCACCACAGTAGAAATGACAAGGGGTGA